A region from the Candidatus Reconcilbacillus cellulovorans genome encodes:
- a CDS encoding alcohol dehydrogenase yields MRGVVFPGNRKVEVREFPIPVPGPDEVLVQMKASAICRSDMSLYYGNPVVGGEAARSGAIIPGHEPAGVVAAVGENVSSVQVGDRVAVYLAVGCGKCAHCKSGYLMFCPDWKCIGFDLHGGDADYILVPEKNCMKLPDSLSFVAAAVSTDAIGTLYHAQKRLGISGKDTVAIFGLGPMGGAGVLVAKALGATVIAIDVIEERLQKAKEWGADYVINGKSEDAVKKIREITQFKGADAAIDCSGNTIAENQALDCVRPHGRVAFIGENREATIKPSDQLIRKQLTLIGSWYFPIHEYEEITEFIIRKNVRAEQLVTHTFSIEQAEQAFRMFDERKTEKAVFVW; encoded by the coding sequence ATGCGAGGCGTTGTTTTTCCAGGTAACAGAAAAGTGGAGGTCCGGGAATTCCCCATTCCCGTCCCCGGCCCCGACGAAGTACTGGTCCAGATGAAAGCTTCCGCGATTTGTCGGAGCGATATGAGCCTTTATTACGGCAACCCCGTCGTGGGCGGCGAAGCTGCCAGAAGCGGCGCGATCATTCCGGGGCACGAGCCGGCGGGCGTCGTCGCCGCCGTGGGGGAAAACGTGTCGTCTGTCCAAGTCGGCGACAGAGTCGCCGTCTATTTGGCCGTCGGTTGCGGAAAATGCGCGCATTGTAAAAGCGGTTACCTGATGTTTTGTCCGGATTGGAAATGCATCGGGTTCGACCTTCACGGCGGAGACGCGGACTATATTCTCGTACCGGAAAAAAATTGCATGAAACTGCCGGATTCGCTGAGCTTTGTAGCAGCCGCCGTTTCCACGGATGCCATCGGAACGCTTTACCACGCACAAAAACGACTGGGAATTTCAGGGAAAGATACGGTGGCTATTTTCGGACTGGGTCCGATGGGCGGAGCCGGCGTTTTGGTCGCCAAAGCGCTGGGAGCCACGGTGATCGCGATCGACGTGATCGAAGAGCGGTTGCAGAAGGCGAAGGAATGGGGCGCCGATTATGTTATCAACGGCAAATCTGAAGACGCTGTGAAAAAAATTCGCGAGATAACACAGTTTAAAGGCGCCGACGCCGCCATCGATTGTTCCGGCAACACAATAGCCGAAAACCAGGCTTTGGATTGCGTGCGGCCGCACGGCCGGGTCGCCTTTATCGGCGAAAACCGCGAGGCGACCATTAAGCCGAGCGATCAATTGATTCGCAAACAATTGACACTGATCGGTTCTTGGTATTTTCCGATTCACGAATACGAGGAAATCACAGAATTCATCATTCGCAAAAACGTGCGGGCGGAACAACTGGTAACCCATACGTTTTCGATTGAACAAGCGGAGCAGGCGTTCCGCATGTTCGACGAACGGAAGACGGAAAAAGCAGTATTTGTTTGGTAA